Proteins from a single region of Macaca nemestrina isolate mMacNem1 chromosome 13, mMacNem.hap1, whole genome shotgun sequence:
- the LOC105465118 gene encoding transmembrane protein 17: protein MELPDPVRQRLGNFSRAVFTDSNRTGPEYSEGPENEMVSSLALQMSLYFNTYYFPLWWVSSIMMLHMKYSILPDYYKFIVITVIILITLIEAIRLYLGYMGNLQEKVPELAGFWLLSLLLQLPLILFLLFNEGLTNLPLEKAIHIIFTLFLAFQVVAAFLTLRKMVNQLAVRFHLQDFDRLSANRGDMRRMRSCIEEI from the exons ATGGAGCTGCCGGATCCGGTGCGCCAGCGGCTGGGAAACTTCAGCCGGGCTGTGTTCACTGATTCCAATCGGACCGGTCCGGAGTACAGTGAGGGTCCCG AAAATGAAATGGTCTCCAGTTTGGCATTGCAGATGTCACTTTATTTTAATACCTACTATTTCCCACTGTGGTGGGTGAGCAGCATTATGATGCTTCACATGAAG TATTCAATCTTGCCTGATTACTACAAATTCATTGTGATCACTGTTATCATCCTAATAACCTTAATTGAAGCCATCCGGTTGTATCTGGGCTACATGGGTAACCTACAGGAAAAG GTTCCTGAGTTGGCTGGCTTTTGGCTTTTGAGCCTTCTATTGCAGTTACCTTTAATTCTTTTCTTGCTCTTTAATGAAGGCCTAACAAATCTGCCCTTGGAAAAAGCGATACATATCATCTTCACTCTCTTCCTTGCTTTCCAAGTTGTTGCAGCATTTCTTACCTTAAGGAAAATGGTTAATCAGTTGGCAGTTCGTTTCCACCTCCAAGACTTTGACCGGCTCTCTGCAAACAGAGGAGACATGAGAAGGATGAGGTCATGTATAGAAGAGATCTGA